From Streptomyces sp. NBC_00690, a single genomic window includes:
- a CDS encoding DUF397 domain-containing protein, whose product MRSIDLTAATWRKSSYSNQDGGACVEVSDGFDGTIPVRDSKNPSGPVLVFPSGEWSSFVTAVKDGHLPA is encoded by the coding sequence GTGCGATCAATCGATCTGACCGCCGCAACCTGGCGCAAGAGCAGCTACAGCAATCAGGACGGCGGTGCGTGCGTCGAAGTCTCGGACGGCTTCGATGGCACCATCCCTGTACGGGACAGCAAGAACCCGAGCGGTCCTGTTCTCGTCTTCCCATCGGGTGAGTGGTCGTCCTTCGTGACCGCCGTCAAGGACGGGCATCTACCTGCCTGA